A window of the Elusimicrobiota bacterium genome harbors these coding sequences:
- a CDS encoding SIS domain-containing protein, which yields MKNFADVFLDSIWDGLKNGQCTEGGEKMPLGEGISCFYEEVVKCAANSGKVIYIGNGGSASIAGHMAADLWKNGGVKTLCFNEPSLLTCLSNDLGYESVFSAPTESYAEKGDVFVAISSSGRSPNILKACGAALKKGCVLVTFSGFAPDNPLRSMGRLNFYVASSVYGVVETAHSAFCHSVVDYVIKKRCPKI from the coding sequence ATGAAAAACTTTGCGGACGTGTTTCTTGATTCAATCTGGGATGGGCTGAAAAACGGCCAGTGCACGGAGGGAGGGGAAAAAATGCCGCTGGGAGAAGGGATATCCTGTTTTTACGAAGAGGTCGTTAAATGTGCAGCCAATTCCGGGAAGGTCATCTATATAGGCAACGGCGGCAGCGCCTCCATCGCGGGGCATATGGCTGCCGACCTGTGGAAAAACGGCGGGGTGAAAACGCTCTGTTTCAACGAGCCTTCCCTGCTGACCTGTCTTTCCAACGACCTTGGATACGAGAGCGTCTTCTCGGCGCCCACGGAGAGTTACGCCGAAAAGGGAGACGTGTTCGTCGCGATAAGCAGCTCCGGCAGATCCCCCAACATCCTAAAGGCCTGCGGGGCCGCGCTTAAGAAGGGCTGCGTGCTGGTGACTTTTTCCGGCTTCGCGCCGGACAATCCGCTGCGCTCAATGGGAAGACTGAATTTCTACGTCGCATCCTCGGTTTACGGGGTGGTGGAGACCGCCCATTCGGCATTCTGCCACTCGGTGGTGGACTATGTGATAAAAAAGCGTTGCCCTAAAATATAA
- a CDS encoding glycosyltransferase family 2 protein encodes MMVDKGMKISVLMPALNEAKNIEAAITNTLAAFDSTGINGELIVINDGSTDDTPAFMCKAAAANKRVLLLDHKTPQGIGASFWDGVDKASGDVVVLLPGDNENDPWEIFRYYRLLEHVDVVIPFLYNKEVRSLFRNALSLAYRFIINTTFLVYFNYTNGTVLYRKSILKELPCRSTGFFFQTDILIRLVKGGYLFAEVPYRLGLRKSGVSKAVSFPSLLQVIKGYSRLVKDQYLKKHAAVSYTEDSQTLKRRGA; translated from the coding sequence ATGATGGTAGATAAAGGTATGAAAATTTCGGTGTTGATGCCGGCTCTTAACGAGGCCAAAAATATAGAGGCGGCGATCACAAACACCCTTGCCGCATTTGACAGCACGGGGATAAACGGAGAGTTGATAGTTATAAACGATGGCAGTACCGATGATACCCCGGCGTTTATGTGTAAGGCTGCAGCCGCGAACAAGCGGGTGCTCCTGCTGGACCACAAGACGCCGCAGGGCATAGGGGCTTCTTTCTGGGACGGTGTGGACAAAGCCTCTGGTGATGTGGTAGTTCTGCTTCCGGGAGACAACGAGAACGACCCCTGGGAGATTTTCCGCTATTACCGCCTGTTGGAGCACGTGGACGTGGTCATCCCTTTCCTCTACAACAAAGAGGTGCGCTCGCTGTTCCGTAACGCCCTTTCCCTCGCCTACCGCTTTATCATCAACACCACCTTCCTGGTGTATTTCAATTATACCAACGGCACTGTGCTTTACCGGAAATCCATACTTAAGGAACTTCCGTGCAGGAGCACCGGCTTCTTTTTCCAGACGGATATTCTTATACGCCTGGTTAAAGGCGGCTACCTTTTTGCCGAGGTTCCGTATCGCCTGGGCCTGAGGAAGAGTGGTGTTTCTAAGGCAGTGAGTTTTCCATCTTTGCTGCAGGTGATAAAGGGATACTCGCGGCTTGTGAAAGACCAGTATTTAAAAAAGCACGCCGCTGTTTCCTATACCGAGGATTCCCAAACCCTTAAGCGGCGGGGGGCCTGA
- a CDS encoding glycosyltransferase, with translation MNIGIIPFDSDPAHVMHKWRYDILTRNLPEFGHTAEYWNENKKYDAVIIPITLRNERTFNSLCAAGIPLIGDSVDDVLSFPYSNYLLAGRVYYRLKFDIIESRFRRLGKMIEKCSRIVVGSSALQRKFTKLNKNSAIITDAITEDILSFRAGCEQEKPCRIAWFGNVASLHGFKAMGRTLDMLAEEGGYELVLITSDYTQGRYLGKQPRSAKDFIRGQRISCRLVNWDYTAFLTETAKCHIGIVPVDCDSPFIMAKPAGRALLMMGMGLPVVTGPVESHVEAIREGVTGFIARSPLDWVRAIRQLGASAELRKSVGLNAARYVKENFSEKIFTSRYLKIINSL, from the coding sequence ATGAATATAGGGATCATACCTTTTGACTCCGACCCGGCGCATGTGATGCACAAATGGCGCTACGACATTTTAACAAGAAATCTGCCGGAGTTCGGGCATACGGCGGAATATTGGAATGAAAACAAAAAATATGACGCCGTGATAATCCCGATCACCCTCCGCAACGAACGGACGTTCAACAGCCTTTGTGCCGCGGGGATTCCGCTTATAGGCGACAGCGTGGACGATGTTCTCTCCTTCCCCTATTCCAACTATCTCCTGGCGGGCAGGGTTTACTATCGCCTCAAGTTTGATATTATTGAAAGCCGGTTCCGCCGCCTAGGCAAAATGATAGAAAAATGCAGTCGTATTGTTGTCGGAAGCTCCGCGCTGCAGCGCAAATTCACGAAATTGAACAAGAATTCCGCAATTATTACCGATGCGATTACGGAGGACATCCTGTCGTTCCGGGCAGGCTGCGAACAGGAAAAACCGTGCCGGATCGCGTGGTTCGGAAATGTGGCCAGCCTCCATGGATTCAAGGCCATGGGCCGAACGCTTGACATGCTGGCGGAGGAAGGCGGATACGAGCTCGTCCTCATAACCTCCGATTACACCCAGGGCCGCTACCTTGGAAAGCAACCGCGAAGCGCTAAAGATTTTATCCGCGGACAGAGGATTTCATGCCGCCTGGTCAATTGGGATTACACGGCCTTCCTGACGGAAACCGCGAAATGCCATATAGGGATAGTGCCGGTGGACTGCGACAGCCCCTTTATCATGGCAAAACCGGCGGGAAGAGCCCTGCTGATGATGGGCATGGGGCTTCCGGTAGTGACCGGCCCGGTGGAGTCCCACGTTGAGGCGATACGGGAGGGAGTGACCGGCTTTATCGCACGCAGTCCCTTGGACTGGGTGCGGGCGATAAGGCAGTTGGGCGCGTCGGCCGAATTAAGGAAGAGCGTGGGCCTGAACGCGGCGCGTTATGTTAAGGAGAATTTTTCGGAAAAAATATTTACGAGCAGATATCTGAAAATTATTAACAGCCTGTGA
- a CDS encoding thiamine pyrophosphate-binding protein produces the protein MKLTDYVAEFLSKEVKHVFVGNGGVVVHLLDSIDRHPGVKIIPCENEQGAAIAAEAYSRVSGNLGVAIATSGPGVINLLQGIACAYYNSIPVLFIAGAPPVDHLRGNRSVRQLGFQEMDVVKITETFTKYAVLVIDAKRIRYELEKLVYMAKEGRPGPVILDLPDDLQRVDIDPDKLESFVPEKTLDNTDYWKAIGRLREMIKAAERPLIIVGGGVKISKTEVLMKSLLRKWGIPFAATWAAKDIFLEDDPDLVGNFGISSSRYGNFAVQTADLIVSFGSRMDTHETGGKPSTFAPKAKKIMIDIDAGELDKNNGVDLDLAVHADLRMFLKKLESAAIETGDISKWKARIQQWRKRYPVCDPEYYKREESVNPYVFMTELSKVTGTGDIIITDAGGTLIWTMQAYQILRPQLLFSAFNHSPMGYALPASIGAQFAAPDKQVVCITGDGGLNMNIQELETVLFNKLPIKIFVINNGEYGIMKQTQATWLESRFVASDSSSLGFPDLVKIAQAYGYETVEIKDHRKMAGKIRRVLASKKPVFCSIKLKNNEPLLPKLVFGKPLEDLAPLLDREELKRNLKF, from the coding sequence GTGAAATTAACAGATTACGTCGCAGAATTTTTATCGAAAGAAGTAAAGCATGTGTTCGTAGGCAACGGCGGGGTAGTTGTGCATCTGCTCGACAGCATCGACAGGCATCCCGGGGTAAAAATAATTCCGTGCGAAAATGAGCAGGGCGCCGCAATAGCCGCCGAAGCGTATTCGCGCGTAAGCGGAAACCTGGGAGTAGCAATAGCCACAAGCGGCCCAGGCGTGATCAACCTGCTGCAGGGGATAGCCTGCGCTTATTATAATTCTATCCCGGTGCTTTTTATAGCCGGAGCACCCCCGGTGGATCATTTGAGGGGGAACCGCAGCGTCAGGCAGCTTGGTTTCCAGGAGATGGATGTGGTAAAAATAACGGAAACGTTCACTAAGTATGCGGTGCTTGTGATTGACGCAAAACGGATCCGCTATGAGCTTGAAAAACTTGTTTATATGGCGAAAGAAGGGCGGCCCGGGCCGGTTATCCTTGATCTGCCTGACGACCTGCAAAGAGTGGATATCGACCCGGACAAACTGGAATCGTTTGTTCCGGAAAAAACACTGGACAATACCGATTACTGGAAAGCGATCGGCCGGCTGCGGGAAATGATCAAGGCCGCCGAGCGTCCGTTAATTATTGTAGGCGGTGGGGTAAAAATAAGTAAAACAGAAGTCCTGATGAAGTCGCTGCTGCGCAAGTGGGGAATACCGTTTGCGGCTACCTGGGCGGCAAAGGACATATTCCTTGAAGACGATCCGGACCTTGTGGGAAATTTCGGTATATCGTCAAGCAGGTATGGCAACTTCGCGGTACAGACGGCGGATCTTATTGTTAGTTTTGGCTCACGGATGGATACCCATGAAACAGGGGGTAAACCTTCCACATTTGCCCCAAAAGCAAAAAAAATAATGATTGACATTGATGCCGGTGAGCTCGACAAAAATAACGGGGTAGACCTTGACCTTGCGGTGCATGCCGATCTTAGGATGTTTTTAAAGAAACTGGAATCAGCCGCTATAGAAACCGGGGACATCTCAAAATGGAAGGCCAGGATACAGCAATGGAGAAAACGCTATCCCGTATGCGACCCTGAATACTACAAACGGGAAGAAAGCGTAAATCCGTATGTTTTCATGACCGAGTTGTCAAAGGTGACCGGAACTGGCGATATTATTATTACGGACGCGGGCGGGACGTTAATCTGGACAATGCAGGCATATCAGATCCTGCGACCGCAATTGCTGTTCAGCGCCTTCAATCACTCTCCTATGGGTTATGCGTTGCCCGCAAGTATCGGCGCTCAATTCGCCGCGCCTGATAAACAGGTGGTATGCATTACCGGAGACGGTGGGTTGAATATGAATATTCAGGAGCTGGAAACCGTGCTTTTCAATAAGCTCCCCATAAAAATATTCGTCATTAACAACGGGGAATACGGCATCATGAAGCAAACCCAGGCCACCTGGCTGGAGTCGCGTTTTGTGGCTTCGGACAGTAGTTCGCTGGGTTTCCCCGATCTCGTTAAGATTGCGCAGGCATACGGTTATGAAACCGTTGAAATTAAAGATCACAGGAAAATGGCCGGGAAAATACGGCGTGTTTTAGCGTCGAAAAAACCGGTGTTTTGCTCTATCAAATTGAAAAACAATGAGCCGCTCCTGCCCAAGCTGGTGTTTGGAAAACCCCTGGAAGATCTGGCGCCGCTTCTGGACAGGGAAGAATTGAAACGGAATCTGAAATTTTAG
- a CDS encoding class I SAM-dependent methyltransferase yields MAEFNCYVCGSDKVGFLKNVDVFAAYRCRNCGLIWIGDVKKEKLENFYNEKYYNNSTKIGYQNYLADEINHRANAVNLLETVSKTIKLKGLKILDVGCAHGFLLDEARKRECEVFGVELSKCAYEYAKNKLKLNVFNSELNYDLFAADYFDVVFLVGTIEHLRDPDAVIDKIKRIIKKNGLLVITTINTGGLLPLFSIKPPEHLFYFNKENLLFMLGKYGFKETYSSAHYSNYFLYDIFHRLKEFTSLNIFQIGSGFFKKNHPRLRFKIPTNEMLLIVKKS; encoded by the coding sequence ATGGCAGAATTCAATTGTTATGTTTGCGGCTCCGACAAAGTCGGATTCCTTAAGAATGTAGATGTGTTTGCCGCTTATAGATGCCGCAATTGCGGGTTAATATGGATCGGTGACGTGAAAAAAGAGAAATTGGAAAATTTTTATAACGAGAAATACTATAACAACAGCACTAAAATTGGATACCAGAATTATCTGGCGGACGAAATCAATCACAGGGCGAATGCGGTTAATTTACTGGAAACCGTAAGCAAAACAATAAAACTGAAAGGATTAAAAATCCTGGATGTTGGCTGCGCGCACGGTTTCCTGCTCGATGAGGCGCGCAAGAGAGAATGCGAAGTTTTCGGGGTGGAATTGAGCAAATGCGCATATGAATATGCGAAAAACAAATTAAAATTAAACGTGTTTAACTCTGAATTGAATTATGACTTGTTTGCGGCCGACTATTTTGATGTGGTGTTTTTGGTGGGCACCATAGAGCATTTGCGGGACCCCGATGCGGTAATTGACAAAATCAAGAGGATTATCAAGAAAAACGGTTTATTAGTCATCACAACAATAAACACCGGCGGGTTGTTGCCGCTTTTTTCGATAAAACCGCCGGAGCATTTATTTTATTTCAACAAAGAAAATCTTTTATTCATGTTGGGCAAATACGGCTTTAAAGAAACATATAGCTCAGCCCACTACAGCAATTACTTTCTTTATGACATATTCCACCGGTTAAAAGAATTCACGTCGCTGAATATTTTTCAGATCGGTTCCGGTTTTTTTAAAAAAAATCATCCACGCCTGCGGTTTAAAATCCCCACTAATGAGATGTTATTGATAGTGAAGAAGTCGTGA